The following proteins are encoded in a genomic region of Ornithinibacillus sp. 4-3:
- a CDS encoding oligosaccharide flippase family protein — protein MKDNQFIKGAMLLTLAGLLSKILGAAYRIPLQNITGDLGYYIYQQIYPFIGFVMILSLYGFPTAISNLTAAMQKKGLGISLRSFYIPIFIILLGINGFLFVGLYVSAGFIANFIGDPQLVFAYRMVAFTFLLIPFTVLLRGVFQGIQDMKPTAYSQLGDQFIRVGMIIFMAYFIVTKGMDMYLIGEAAALASICGAIFAIIILSIFLMRRKLWTYEAYPVPWKHYVMTLLTFGIVASLNHLVLIILQFADVFSLVPNLKTYGLNTLAAMEEKGIFDRGQPLIQLGSVLGSSLAIAVIPAISKISGRQNIQELKSHVESALKVCFYLSAGATIGLIGIFPEANILLFQNDKGTISLQVLAVAILFSSLAITGMSILQSLGKYFITIVYLFIVFMVKLLANHLLVPMFGITGSSIATIFALFILCLLIYVALKRNIPALQLGRHMKIRSFLFAGGLMLGYLLLVRYVYLLLPAFSRSGLLFYILFVVGTGAMLYIYMLIRRKAFTEEELHTLPLASLWLRIYRY, from the coding sequence GTGAAAGATAATCAATTCATAAAGGGTGCGATGCTACTTACATTAGCTGGTTTGCTAAGTAAGATATTGGGGGCAGCCTACCGTATTCCCTTGCAAAATATTACTGGGGATTTGGGTTATTATATTTATCAGCAAATTTATCCATTTATTGGATTTGTAATGATTTTGTCTTTATATGGGTTTCCAACAGCTATATCCAATTTAACAGCAGCAATGCAGAAAAAGGGATTAGGAATTTCTCTTCGCAGTTTTTATATTCCGATTTTTATCATTTTATTAGGAATCAATGGCTTCTTATTTGTGGGATTATATGTCAGTGCAGGTTTTATCGCGAATTTTATTGGGGACCCACAGCTAGTATTTGCTTATCGAATGGTCGCATTTACTTTCTTGCTTATTCCATTCACTGTTTTATTGCGTGGCGTTTTTCAAGGTATACAGGATATGAAGCCAACTGCCTATTCTCAGCTTGGGGATCAATTCATACGAGTTGGAATGATTATTTTTATGGCATATTTCATTGTCACAAAAGGAATGGATATGTATTTAATTGGTGAGGCAGCAGCACTTGCTTCTATATGTGGAGCAATTTTTGCAATTATTATTCTTAGTATTTTTCTGATGCGAAGAAAGCTATGGACATATGAAGCTTATCCTGTTCCATGGAAGCATTATGTTATGACATTGCTCACTTTTGGTATCGTAGCTTCTTTAAATCATTTGGTGCTAATCATACTTCAATTTGCAGATGTATTTTCATTGGTTCCAAACTTGAAAACATATGGCCTCAACACATTAGCGGCGATGGAGGAAAAGGGGATTTTTGATCGTGGCCAACCATTGATTCAGCTTGGCTCTGTTCTTGGTTCATCCCTTGCAATTGCAGTTATACCAGCAATTTCAAAGATAAGCGGTAGACAGAATATCCAGGAATTAAAATCGCATGTAGAAAGCGCCTTAAAGGTATGCTTCTATTTATCTGCAGGAGCTACCATTGGTTTAATCGGGATTTTTCCAGAAGCAAATATTTTATTATTCCAAAATGATAAAGGTACAATCAGCTTACAAGTTTTAGCTGTGGCTATTTTATTTAGTTCTTTGGCGATTACAGGAATGTCCATCCTACAAAGCTTAGGAAAATACTTCATAACGATTGTTTACCTGTTTATTGTATTTATGGTGAAGCTACTTGCTAATCATTTACTTGTTCCAATGTTTGGAATTACAGGGAGTTCTATAGCGACAATATTTGCTTTATTCATACTGTGTTTACTTATTTATGTTGCATTGAAGCGTAATATTCCAGCTTTACAATTAGGAAGGCATATGAAGATCCGCTCGTTTCTGTTTGCTGGGGGATTGATGCTTGGCTATTTATTACTTGTGCGCTATGTGTACTTATTGCTCCCTGCATTTTCGCGATCCGGTCTTTTGTTTTATATCCTATTTGTTGTTGGGACAGGCGCAATGCTATATATTTATATGTTAATAAGGAGAAAAGCTTTTACAGAAGAAGAATTACATACTTTACCGCTGGCTTCGCTTTGGCTGCGAATCTATCGGTATTAA
- the yabP gene encoding sporulation protein YabP, with translation MEIIPYKNEQPIRTTEQEHHLKIINRNQIEITGVKEVDSFDNEEFLLETTLGYLIVRGQNLQLKNLDVTEGLVSIKGRIYELSYVDEHHQEKAKGFFSKLFR, from the coding sequence ATGGAAATTATACCATATAAAAATGAGCAACCAATACGCACAACAGAACAAGAACATCATTTGAAAATTATTAATCGGAATCAAATAGAAATTACTGGAGTAAAAGAAGTTGATAGCTTTGATAATGAAGAGTTTTTATTAGAAACAACACTAGGATATTTAATTGTCCGTGGACAAAACCTCCAATTGAAAAATTTAGATGTGACAGAAGGGCTTGTGTCTATAAAAGGGAGGATTTATGAGCTTTCTTATGTAGACGAACATCATCAGGAGAAGGCTAAAGGGTTCTTTAGCAAGTTATTCCGATGA
- the mazG gene encoding nucleoside triphosphate pyrophosphohydrolase yields the protein MVNKIEIIGLGAGDLDQLPLGIYRKLIQAENKLFLRTADHPVVPALEAEGVTYTSFDALYEQEEQFGDVYVKIVDKLLNHAEEQSIIYAVPGHPMLAEQTVQYLLNQNKVEVKVLGGQSYLDDLFTALKIDPIEGFQFVDATSFKRNELQYRQHLIFCQVYDRFIASEVKLALLEDLPPEHLVTIVEAAGSTEEKITTVPLAELDFDLQIGNLTSVYIPPVEEEQLNHTFNRLREVVATLRGPEGCEWDKKQTHESLRPYLIEEIYELIDAIDTEDDEGIIEELGDVLLQVMLHSQIGEDEGYFSVDDVIRSITEKMIRRHPHVFMQQEVDSVDEIMMNWEAIKQKEKGAERPSILSGVAASLPALAKAYTLQKKADKVGFGWENADGIWEKLEEELTELKEAIKEDVTTSMEQELGDVLFVIANLARFYHIQPETALHQTNRKFITRFQYVEEQIRKEQKDFSKMDLAEMDVYWNEAKQREEL from the coding sequence TTGGTAAATAAGATAGAGATAATTGGCTTAGGGGCAGGCGATCTGGACCAGCTTCCTTTAGGTATTTATCGAAAGTTAATACAAGCGGAAAATAAGCTGTTTTTACGAACAGCAGACCATCCAGTTGTTCCTGCATTAGAAGCAGAGGGAGTAACATATACTTCTTTTGATGCGCTATATGAGCAGGAAGAACAATTTGGCGATGTGTACGTGAAAATTGTGGATAAGTTATTGAACCATGCAGAAGAGCAATCAATTATTTACGCAGTACCCGGCCATCCGATGTTAGCAGAACAAACGGTGCAATATTTATTGAATCAGAATAAGGTAGAAGTAAAAGTACTTGGTGGGCAAAGCTATTTAGATGATTTATTCACGGCTTTGAAAATAGATCCCATTGAAGGTTTTCAATTTGTAGATGCAACATCCTTCAAGCGAAACGAACTACAATATCGTCAGCATCTTATTTTCTGCCAGGTATATGATCGTTTTATTGCTTCAGAGGTCAAGTTAGCTCTACTCGAGGATTTGCCTCCTGAGCATTTAGTGACCATTGTAGAGGCAGCAGGAAGTACAGAAGAGAAGATTACCACTGTTCCACTAGCAGAGCTTGATTTCGACTTGCAAATTGGTAATTTAACAAGTGTATACATCCCGCCAGTTGAGGAAGAACAACTAAATCACACTTTTAATCGTCTACGTGAGGTGGTAGCAACATTACGTGGCCCAGAAGGATGTGAATGGGATAAAAAACAAACACATGAATCACTGCGGCCATACTTAATTGAGGAAATATATGAATTAATCGATGCCATTGATACAGAAGATGATGAAGGAATAATTGAAGAATTAGGTGATGTATTGCTGCAGGTGATGCTGCATAGTCAGATTGGAGAAGATGAAGGGTATTTCTCCGTTGATGATGTGATCAGGAGCATTACAGAAAAAATGATTCGACGTCATCCTCATGTGTTTATGCAACAGGAAGTTGATTCTGTAGATGAAATTATGATGAACTGGGAAGCGATTAAACAGAAAGAAAAAGGGGCAGAACGTCCATCTATTCTTTCTGGAGTTGCGGCTAGTTTACCAGCATTGGCAAAAGCATATACTTTGCAGAAAAAGGCAGATAAAGTAGGGTTTGGCTGGGAAAATGCAGATGGAATTTGGGAAAAGCTAGAAGAAGAACTAACGGAATTGAAGGAAGCTATTAAGGAGGATGTTACTACTTCGATGGAGCAGGAGCTTGGAGATGTATTATTTGTCATCGCTAATCTTGCCCGTTTCTATCATATTCAACCAGAGACAGCTTTACATCAAACAAATCGAAAATTTATAACAAGATTTCAATATGTAGAGGAACAAATTCGTAAGGAACAAAAAGATTTTTCCAAAATGGACTTAGCTGAAATGGATGTCTATTGGAATGAAGCAAAACAAAGGGAGGAATTATAA
- a CDS encoding RNA-binding S4 domain-containing protein, producing MRLDKFLKNARIIKRRTLAKQVAEQGRIKLNGNVAKASTVVGVGDELEIQFGQKILGVKVNAIRDIVKKEEAETLYTVVREERIEQEK from the coding sequence ATGCGTTTAGATAAATTTTTGAAGAATGCTCGAATTATTAAGCGACGTACTTTAGCAAAGCAAGTCGCTGAGCAAGGGCGTATTAAATTGAACGGCAATGTTGCAAAAGCATCGACTGTTGTTGGAGTTGGAGATGAATTAGAAATTCAATTTGGTCAGAAGATTTTAGGTGTGAAAGTGAATGCTATTCGAGATATTGTGAAAAAAGAAGAAGCAGAAACATTATATACGGTTGTTCGTGAGGAAAGAATCGAACAAGAAAAATAG
- the yabQ gene encoding spore cortex biosynthesis protein YabQ, with amino-acid sequence MTLHVQLLTMITMICGGFYIGIAYDTFQRFSSYWKRISILSYTLEIAFWLIQTFILFFVLVQVNNGQLRIYVFAACLLGVSLYHFFIANTYRKILNWVVRLFTTLLRWIWYIIMKPLALIIHILRTIIIYLVKLLYGILRFCLRLIWFPIYWFLRLLYHCLPQKIQNYLHTLAGFYCIIENKCRTWLIWFRTFLQRRK; translated from the coding sequence ATGACACTTCATGTACAGTTACTTACAATGATCACGATGATCTGTGGCGGTTTTTATATTGGTATCGCATATGATACTTTTCAGCGATTTTCAAGCTATTGGAAGCGGATCAGTATCCTTTCCTATACGCTGGAAATCGCTTTTTGGTTGATCCAGACATTTATTTTATTTTTTGTATTAGTACAAGTAAATAATGGGCAATTAAGAATATATGTATTTGCAGCTTGTTTACTTGGTGTTAGTCTATATCACTTTTTTATTGCAAATACGTATCGAAAAATATTAAATTGGGTAGTTCGATTATTCACCACTTTGCTGCGTTGGATCTGGTATATCATCATGAAGCCGTTAGCGTTAATTATCCATATACTACGAACTATCATTATATATTTAGTTAAGTTATTGTATGGGATATTACGATTCTGCTTACGTCTGATTTGGTTTCCCATTTATTGGTTTCTCCGTCTGCTTTATCATTGTTTACCGCAAAAAATACAAAACTATCTGCACACACTAGCAGGCTTTTATTGTATAATAGAGAATAAATGTAGAACATGGCTGATTTGGTTCAGGACATTTTTGCAAAGGAGGAAATAG